A genomic region of Pirellulales bacterium contains the following coding sequences:
- a CDS encoding DUF2203 domain-containing protein: MPRQTPEFQRLFTLDEANAMLPLVRAIVTDLQQLTRDIVDRRERLAMLRGDRDPQRNDLYSEELSQVEDELEKDARQIRAYVEELLELGVEPKDGLEGLVDFPCQMDGRVVYLCWKLGESEVQYWHDLDAGFAGRQSLTVTSGDKA, encoded by the coding sequence ATGCCTCGTCAAACCCCTGAATTTCAGCGATTGTTCACGCTCGACGAAGCAAATGCGATGCTGCCGTTGGTGCGCGCGATTGTCACCGATTTGCAGCAATTAACCCGCGATATTGTCGACCGCCGTGAGCGTTTGGCCATGTTGCGGGGCGACCGCGATCCGCAGCGAAACGATCTCTACAGTGAGGAATTGTCGCAAGTCGAAGACGAGCTGGAAAAAGACGCGCGCCAAATTCGGGCCTATGTCGAGGAACTGCTAGAACTGGGTGTCGAACCCAAGGATGGACTTGAGGGACTGGTTGATTTTCCTTGCCAGATGGACGGCAGGGTGGTCTACCTCTGCTGGAAGCTGGGCGAGTCGGAAGTGCAGTACTGGCACGATCTCGACGCTGGCTTCGCGGGACGGCAATCGCTCACAGTGACGTCGGGTGATAAAGCCTGA